The Vreelandella piezotolerans genomic interval CCTTCGACGTGTCCCAGCCCAGCTCTTTATTGACCGACAGCGCTTGAGCAGCGAAGGCTTCGTTGGCTTCGACGAGGTCCAGGTCATCCAGGCTCCAGCCCGCTTTTTCCAGGCAGCGACGGGTGGCGGGGGCCGGTCCGATCCCCATGATGGCCGGGTCGACGCCTGCGTTGGAGTAGGCGGCAATGCGGGCTAGGGGCTCCAGGCCAAGCTCTTTGGCTTTTTCCGCCGAGCAGAGCATAACCACGGCCGCGCCGTCGTTCAGCGACGAGGCGTTACCCGCCGTCACGGTGCCCTCTTTCTTGAAGGCAGGACGCATCCCGGCCAGCTTGTCTGCCGTGACTTCACGAGGGTTTTCGTCGGTATCGAAGACCACCGGGTCGCCTTTACGCTGCGGCACCTCGACCGGGACAATCTGGCTTTTGAATTTGCCCTCTTTGATGGCGGCGGCAGCTTTTTGCTGGGAAGCGGCGGCAAATTCGTCCATGGCTTCTCGCGTGATGCCATATTTCTCTGCCAGGTTCTCGGCCGTGATGCCCATGTGGTAGTTATTGAACGCATCCCACAAGCCATCATGCACCATGGAGTCGATAGCCTTCCAGTCGCCCATGCGCTGGCCGTTGCGCGAGTTCGGCAGAATATGGGGAGAGGCGGACATGTTCTCCTGACCACCGGCCAGCACGATCTCGGCATCGCCGCAGCGGATGGCTTGAGTCGCCAGGTGCAGCGCTTTGAGGCCAGAGCCACACACTTTGTTGATCGTCATGGCCGGTACGGTGTCTGGCAGGCCTGCCTTGATGGCTGCTTGGCGCGCCGGGTTTTGGCCAACGCCTGCGGTCAGCACCTGACCCAGCAGCACTTCGTCGATCTGCTCGGGCGCGACGCCGGTGGAAGCGATAATGTCTTTGATGACCAGCGCACCCAAATCGCTGGCGGGAATCCCTGCGAGTGATCCCCCGAAACTACCTACAGCGGTGCGGCGAGCCGCCACAATGACCACGTCTTGCATACAATGACTCCTTGAGTGAGTGTCGCATTGTGCCTATGGCAGATAGGCGTGCCGCCTATCCATAGTTGTTAGTGGTGTGACTTTGTGTCGTGTCAGGCTTGGCTATCAGCATAGGGGAAGGTTGTGCATTGCGGCAATACGCTTTTAGCGCCAATAAAAAAACGGGCCGATCAACGGCCCGTTCTTAGCGCGTCAGTTGGCTTACGCCAGCTGTACCGGAATGGCGTTACTGGTATGGCTGACGTGGTTGCCTTCTTGTAGATACACCAGCGCGGGCTGGTGGTTGTCGAGCTCGGCCTCTGAGTAATGGGCGTAGCTGCAGATGATGATGCGATGTCCCGGCGCGGCCAAGTGGGCCGCGGCGCCGTTGATCGAAATCAAGCGCGAGCCCTCTTCGCCACGAATGGCGTAGGTAGTGAAGCGCTCGCCGTTCTCGACATTGTAAATCTGGATCTGTTCGTTTTCGCGGATACCGGCCATGTCCAGCAGGTCGCCGTCGATGGCGCACGAGCCTTCGTAATTGAGAACGGCGTGGGTAACGCGGGCCATGTGCAGCTTGGCTTTGAGCATGATGGTGTGCATGGGAACTCCTGAGTAACGAGCAAGCCTTGCAGGCTAGCGACGAGCAGCGCTGGGTAGCTGCACGCTGAGATTGTCGATGAGACGCGCAGGGCCAAGCTTGGCAGCGGCCAGTAGCACGGCGTGGCGCGTGGTATCGGTGACAGGGCCGAGGGTGGCATCCCGTAGTTCGAGGTAATCTGGCGTAAAGCCGGCATCATACAGCGCCGCTTTGCCCCGTTGTAGTACCTTTTCGATGGATTCACCTTGCGCCAGTGCGTCGCGCAGTTCGCACAGCGTTTTGTAGAGCGTTGGCGCCGTGGCGCGCTCCTGGGCGCTGAGATAGCCGTTGCGCGACGAGAGCGCCAATCCATCATCGGCGCGTACGATCGGCACGCCAATGATCTCGATGGGCATGTGCAGATCAGCCACCAGCTTACGAATTACCGCAAGCTGCTGATAATCCTTTTCACCAAAGCAGGCAATGTCCGGCTGCACGAGGTTGAACAACATGCTGACCACGGTGGAGACGCCGTCAAAGTGGCCGGGGCGCGAGCCGCCGCAGAGCCCTTCGCCGACCACGGGCACGTGAACGCGGGTCTGGGCCTCCAAGCCGTTGGGATAAAGGGCGCTCACCGTAGGCGCAAACAGCAGGTCACACCCTGCTTCGGTGAGGTGGTGCTGGTCGGCGTCGAACGTCCGTGGATAAGCGTCCAGATCTTCGCCGGGGCCGAACTGCATCGGGTTGACGAACAGGCTAGCGACGACCACGTCGGCGTGCTGGCGGGCGGTGGCGACCAGCGCTAGATGGCCCGCGTGAAGATTGCCCATGGTCGGCACCAGCGCAATACGCTGGCCCTTTTGGCGAGCGTCACGCAGCGTGGCGCGAAGCTCGGATATATCTCGCAAAGTGCGCATAGAGAAGTCGCTGTCGCTCACTGAAAAACGGTTACTTAAAAACAGTGCTCTGGGGCGGGGAAGGCGCGGCGCTTGACGGCGTCATGGTACTGCTCGAAGGCGCCCTGGATGGAGCTGGCCTCCGCCATGAAGTTTTTCACGAAGCGCGGCGTACGGCCGTGCGTGACCCCCAGCACGTCGTGCATGACGAGAATCTGTCCGTCGGTGTCTGGGCCTGCGCCGATCCCAATGACCGGTACGTCTAGCGCTTCGGTCACCGCTTTGCCCAAACTAGCGGGCACGCACTCCAGCAAAATCACCGAGGCGCCGGCGTCCACTAGCACTTTGGCATCGTGAATGATTTGCTCGGCTTGCGCCGCTTCGCGGCCTTGTACCTTATAGCCGCCCAGTTGATAGACGGTTTGCGGCGTCAGACCCAGGTGGGCACACACCGGCACGCCTCGGCGAGTCAGTTCGCGAATGCCATCGGCCATCCATGCTTCGCCCTCTACCTTGACCAATTCCGCACCTGCTCGCATCAGCGCTGCGCCATCTTCCAAGAGGCGCTCCGTGGTGGCATTGCTCATGAACGGTAGGTCGACCATCAGCAGGCTGTGGCCTTTGCCGCGTGCAGCACAGCGGGTGTGGTAACAAATGTCATCGATGGTCACGGGCAAGGTGCTGCTGTGCCCCTGTAACACCATCCCAAGGGAGTCGCCTACCAGTAGGACATCGATACCCGCCGCGCTAGCAGCATGGGCAAAGGAGGCATCGTAAGCAGTCAGGCAGCTGAACGTTTCACCGGCGCGTTTATACGCCTGCAGGGTGCTCAGGGTGACGGTTTTCATGGCGTGCTCTCATTCAAACGTGATGGGGCCGATGCGGCGAGTGCGCTCGAGGCGCCTGCGCTCTGCTCGGCCATTATTATCGCAGCGTCCCTGCCTGCGCGATGTGGCGTAACCGGCAATTGTTACCTGATTGGGGGCGTGGTGTCGAGATTTGTGTCAGATGGTAGCAGTGGCGGTGACATCGGTAGCACTTAAGTGCCGAATATCGCTCGTATTGAGGCGCGATAGCCACGTTTCGAGCGGTTGCTGGTGCAGCGTGATGGGCTGCTGAAGCGCCGTGGCGACCTCTGCCAGCGGTACGAGTACGAAAGCGCGGGCGTGCATCTGCTCATGAGGTACGGTCAAGCGGGGGTGCTGCAGGGTATGTTTTCCGTAAAGCAGCACATCTAGGTCTAGCGTACGTGGCCCCCAGTGGCGTAGCCGCCGACGCCGATGGCGCTGCTCCAGCGCCTGTAGCTGGTCGAGGAGCGCCAGCGGCGACAGGTGGGTCTCTAGGCAGGCGACGGCATTGATGAAGTCCGGCTGATCTTGTGGGCCGATGGGCGCCGTGGCGTAGAGCGATGACTTGGCCACTCGTCGCGATAGTGGCAAGGTGTCCAATTCCTGGAGCGCCCGCTCCACCTGCTCGATGGGGGTCTCTAAATTGCTGCCGAGGCCGATATAGCAACGCACGGCGCTATTCACTGTTGGCCCTCCGCGATTTGCGGCGTTTTTTACGACGGCGGTCGCCTTGGCTGGCCGGATCGCTGCCGACCTTCTGCAGGAGTCGGCGCTGCTCGTGATCGTCGCCTTTCTGGAACGACTCCCACCAGTCACCCAAGCCGCGGGGAATTTCGCCCGCCTGCTCGCGTAGCATCAGTAGATCGAAGGCAGCGCGAAAGCGCGGATGCTCTCGGGTTTGGAACGCGCGCTTGCCCCGTCGCATTGGCAGCCGTGCCTGAAGCTCCCAAATTTCGCGCATGGGAATCCCAAAACGCTTGGGAATGGAGGTGTGCTGGAGCTGGCGCGATACGACCTGCTGAGCCGCGGTTTGCAGGGCGGGCACGGCAGGCATGCCCTCACGCTCGAGCTCGGCCTGGCGGTGAACGACCGGCGCCCATAGAAACGCTGCCAGCAAAAACGCGGGCGTGACGGGGCGGTCTTCGGCGATACGCTTGTCGGTATTGGCGAGTGCCTGCTCAATGAGCTCCTCTGCCCAAGCGGCGTCGGCCATGGCCTCTTCGGCTTCCGGGAAGAGCATGCCAAACAGGTTGTAGTGGCTCAACAGGCGGAAAGTGATCAGCCCGTGGCCCGACATGAAGAGTTTGAGCACCTCATCGAACAGGCGAGCCGGCGGAATTTGCAGCAGCAGAGGCGCAAGATCGTACATGGGCGCTTCGGTGGCGGGCTCGACAGTGAAGTCGAGCTTGGCCGCAAAGCGCACCGCGCGCAGCATCCGTACCGGATCTTCACGGTAGCGGGTGGCGGGGTCGCCGATCAGGCGCAGCGTGCGCGATTCGATATCTCGCGCTCCGTTGGCAAAGTCGTGGATCGTGAAGTCGGCAATATTGTAGTAGAGCGCATTGACGGTGAAGTCGCGGCGCAGTGCGTCCTCTTCGATATTGCCCCATACGTTGTCCCGCAGCAGCAAGCCATCGTCCGATTGGTGGGCGATATGGTCGCCGTGCTCGTCCTGAGGTTTGCCGCGGAACGTCGTTACCTCGATGACTTCGCGGCCAAAGCGTACATGCACGATGCGAAAGCGGCGGCCAATCAGGCGTGAGTTGCGAAATAGATCGCGCACCTGCTCGGGTGTAGCGTTGGTGGCCACATCGAAGTCTTTCGGCATTTTGCCCAGCAGCGCGTCGCGAATGCAGCCACCCACGAGATAGGCATCGAACCCGGCGCCGTTGAGACGATAAAGCACCTTGAGCGCGGCTTCACTGATTTGCTGGCGAGAAACGGGATGCTCGGAGCGCGGAATAATACGAGGGCTGGGCGCATCTGAGGCGCTCTCAGGGGAATCGAGCAGGGATTTCAAGTGCTCTCCCGGACTGTGTAATAAACGGGTAAATCCTTTAAACATGCGGCGATGTCGACTCGCAGTGTATCGAAAACGGTTTCGAAAAACGTGACCGTATGGAGGACGGTAAAGGGTTGAGTGTATCCGACCCCCTGGGGCTTGCAAAGAGCGGTTTGCAATGAGCCGTCGAACCTGACGTCAATGTCACCCGTAAACGCGGAAAGGGGAGGCTACGTGAGCCTCCCCTATAAAGCAGACAATCAGCATCCATGCTGCTGTTTTTATTCATGATGGCACATCGCCCTGAATACGCACCGCAGTCGGCAGGCGTAAAGAACCACTCTGATTCCGACCGCCTCGTATTCAAAACAATAATCCAACCGCGAACTTTTCTCTCCCGGCGAGTTGTTATTGGCTCCGGGGGTGTACACCTATGCTGCTATTGTTGTTGTTCGGGTGCAGACCTTGTGTACGTCGCGTCCTTATTTGGGCACTTGCTGTGTATTGTTATTGTTTGCTGCGCGTTTGCTTGGCTCCGCTAGGTAACCCTGTGCTGCGCGTGCAAGTCATGAGACTCAAGCCAGTTGTTCTTGTTCGTGCCGTTATCTCTACCTGGCCTTGTTGTTTTTGTTTTGGCTCAGGTCGGGGCGGTGTCATGTTGTTTTTATTAGTGACTGACCGCGCTGCCCAGTTTTTTCTTCTTGCCTAGTAATATTGCACTTGCCGTGCCACTCATTTAATACTTTATGAATTTCAGTAGTTTGGCGATTTTCGAGTGGGTCAGGGAACTATTGGGAAGGGAAAGTGTTACCCGTTTTGGCGGCAATTTTGCGCAGCGTTGTGTGGGAAGGTAACAGTGCTCGGGTAACGAATTCCGGATATTTCTTAATCAAATCAATCTATTGGACGTTGGTATTACGCCAAACGTCTACCGGCGTGCGGTCTTTTTCCGAGGGATCCCCAGTCTTTGGCGTCGTTCCCATAAGTTCTTGCGGCTAATGCCGAGTTTTTGCGCCAGTTCGGTTTCGCTCATTTGATCCTGATGTTCCAACACGAAGTGCTGAAAATAGTCTTCCAACGACAGGTCCTCCTCATCGACGGGGGCAACTGCCTGGCTAGGCGAGGAGCTGGTGGCAGGTGGCTGGGAGCGGTGGGTAACTGGACCAAGTCCCAAATCGTCAGGGTGAATCAGGTGGCCTTCGGCAAGAATTACGCCGCGCTCCAGCGCATTTTCCAGCTCGCGCACGTTACCGGGCCAGGGATAGTCGCGTAGGTCTTGGCGGGCCGCTCTGGAGAGCCGTAGCCCTGGGCGTTCGTGGCGTTTGCAGGCCTTTTCCAACAGGATATCGGCGATTTTGAGTACGTCGTCTTCGCGCTCGCGCAGCGGTGGCAGGGCAATCTGCATCACGTTCAATCGATAGTACAAATCAAGCCGGAACTCGCCGCTTTTGGAAAGCGCGCGCAGATCACGATGAGTGGCGGCAATCAAGCGAACGTCCACATGGCGGGTTTCCACGGAGCCAATTTTGCGGATCTCGCCCTCTTGCAGTACGCGTAGCAGCCTCGCTTGGGCATCCAGGGGCAGCTCGCCAATTTCATCGAGAAAGAGCGTACCGCCGTCGGCAGCTTCGACCAAGCCGGTGCGTGCAGCGCTGGCACCGGTAAAGGCACCTTTTTCGTGACCAAACAACTCGGATTCGATCAGCGTTTCGGGGATCGCCGCGCAGTTGACGCAAATCAGCGGCGCTTTGGCACGCTTGCTCTGTTGGTGAATGGCGCGTGCGACTAGCTCTTTGCCGGTGCCAGACTCGCCTTGAATCAGCACGGTGACGTCCGCAGGGGCGGTTTTACGAATACGCGTATACACCTCTTGCATGGCAGTGCAGTCACCGATCATGGTTTGGCGGCCTCCGCCCTCATCGGTGACATCTGGCGGCGTACCCTGCTGCATCGACTGCTTGTGCAAAATTCGCTCGACGGTTTCCAGAAGCTCAGTGTGGTCGAAGGGCTTGGCGACATAGTCGACCGCGCCCTGCTTGAGGGCATCGACCGCCGAACGCATGCTGGCGTAGCTCGTCATGATCAAAACGGGAGCGGGGGCGGCGAGTTCGATGAGCGTTGTACCCGGCTCTCCAGGCAGGCGCAGGTCGCTGATGATGAGATCAAAGTCGCTGAGCGGCTGAGCGCGGGCCTCTTCGGCGCTGGCCGCTTCGCTGACGTGATAGTCATGGCGCTCCAGTAGGCGCTTTAGCGCGCTGCGAATAATCGCTTCATCTTCAACAATCAGTATCCTGGGCATGGGGCAAGTGATCATCCTGTTGGTAAAGCGGTAGCCAAAGCGTGATGGCCGTGCCGCGAGGCTTTCCGGGAGGGGGCGACGCCACCTCTATTTTGCCGTGGTGCTCATTGATGATTTGATACGCCAACGATAGCCCAAGTCCAGTACCTTCACCCGCCGGTTTAGTGGTGGTGAACGGTTCGAACAGGCGGTGTTTGACGCTGGGATCAATTCCATGGCCATCATCGACGACTCGCCACCAGGCGTGGCTGGCCTGGGTGCCTGCCTCTATGTGCACCGTTCCCTCGGGAGAGCAAGCATCTTTGGCATTGCTCAGTAAATTTACCATGACTTGCGTAAGGCGCTGAGCATCGCCGCGCACCACAATGTCATTTTGGCAGCGGTTGGTAAAGGTGACATCCTCCCCTGAGCGGGCTAAATGGATCAAGTGCAGGGCGTCGTCGCTGACCGCGGTGAGCGACACCCGGGCGGCGGGAAGCGGTCGCTCCGGTCGTCCGCCATGGGCAAAACCGACGAGGGAATTGACGATTTTAGTCACCCGCTGAGTGAGCTGCTGGATCTGGTCGGCGGTTTCCAAAAGCGCCGGGTCGTCGGTGTCGTAGCGCAGATTTTGCGCCAGCGATGAAATGCCGGTGATCGGGTTGCCAATCTCGTGGGCGACCCCGGCGGCAAGCTGGCCAATGGAGGCGAGTCGCGCGGCGTGCACCAGCTCCTCCTCCAGCCACTTCATCTCGGTGTGATCCTCCACCAGAATGACGCTGCCGCCGCGACTGTCGTGGCCGCTAAGCACCGCTTTGTGCAGCGTCAAAAAGTAGTCTTTACCGTGCAGCGTGACCGCCTGTTTGTACAGCGGCGTTTGGCTGGCAGTCAGCACGCTGCCCAGCAGCGTGGGCCAGGGCGGCGGCAGGCTGTCTCGCCGAGAGCCGATGACGCTATCGCCGCTGATACCCGAGAGCAGCGAGAGCGCTTGGTTCCACATCAGAAGCTCGTCGTCGTCGCCCAGCACGCACAGTCCCACCGGCAGGTAGGCCAGGGTCTGGCGGTGGTGGCGGCGAAGGCCATCCAGTTCGCGGGCAAGCCCGGTCAGTCGCGAACGGTAGGCTTCCAAGCGGCTTTCGACGAAATGGATGTCGTCAGTCACGGGGGCGTCATCGTGGCGGTAGGGCAGATAGCGGTCGACGATGTCCCGCGCCACCGAGGGGCCCATCAGGCCCGACAGGTTGGCCTGAATGCGGTCGCGTAAACGGCGCAGGGCATAGGGGCGTCGCTCTTGCGAGGTCAGGTTGAGCGCTTTCAACGCGCGGTCCACTTCTCGGCTCGCGGCTTCGTCGCCCAGCGCTTGGGCCAGGTGGGCGGGGAAATCTCCCGCGGTGGCGGCTTCCAGCGGCAGACGTTTGGAGCGGATGACCGCATCCACCGAGCAAGCTTCCGCCGCCGAGCGCTCGCCCTCCGAAATGCGCGTAAATAGCGATACCACGATCAGCAGCACGATATTCACCGCCAGCGAGATGAGGGTGGCGTTGTACCAGGGGGGGGCATCGGCGGGCATCAACAAGCTGAACGGCAGCGCGGGGAGGGCGATATCGAACAGCAGTGGCAGCCACAGCCCCCACAGCCAGACGCCGATACCGCCCATGAGACCGGCAATCATGCCCTTGCGGTTGGCACCGGGCCAATAGAGCAGCGCCAGCAGGCCCGGTAAACACTGCGCCATGCCGACGAACGCGGCCAACCCTAGGTTCGTGAGCGAGTGATAGCGCCCGACGCTTTCGGCAAACAGCCAGCCACCGACAATGACGGCCCCGACCAGTGCCCGGCGTAGCCACAGCAGCCAGCCGTAGAGGTCACTACGCGCCTCTGGCGGACGGGCGACCAGTACGATGTGATTCAACACCATGCCAGAGAGCGCGAGCGCAATCATCATCATCGTGCCGCTGGCGGCCGCCAGGCCCCCTATGAACGCCAGCGCGCCGACCCACCAATGCTCGGTCATTAGGTACGCCGCATAGGCGGCAAGCGGCACGCTCTCGTTGGCCGACTGCGCGGCCCATAAAATGAGCGGCACCGGTAGCGCCATCAGTAGCAAAAAGAGCGGCAAGGTCCAGCTCGCCTGCAGTAAGGTGTGGCGAGAGAGGCTTTCGGCAAAGGTGATTTGGAAGAGGTGCGGCATCATGAAGGCCGCCGCGAAAAACAGCAGCAGAAACGTGCGCCACTGGGGGGCTTCGAGCTGAGGCGTAGCCGCTTGGAGCGCCGCACCGGGGCCTTCCAGCCAGCGCTGTAAATCCTGTGGTCCATCAAACACCCACCAGAGTGCAATGGCACCGAGCCCGAGCATGGCCAGCAGTTTGACCACCGATTCGAAGGCGATCACGCTGAGCAGCGTGTCGTGGCGGTGCCGATGGTGATGGCGCGCGCCAAACAGCACGGCGCAGCCTGCAATGACCCCACAAAACAGCAGCGCGACGGCGGCGCTATAGCGGCTGCCGGTGAGCAGCTGCACGGCATCGCTCAAGGTTTGCACCTGTATGCCCAGCAGCGGCAGTACGGCAAGCAGACTCAATAGCGTCACCAGCGTGCCTGCCCAGCGGGAGCGGTAGCGAAAGGCGAACAGATCTGCCAGCGAGGAGAGTTGGTAGGTGCGGGTGATGCGCTGAATCGGTACCAGCAGCACGGGGGCAAGCAAAAAGGCCCCCGCTGGCCCCAGGTAGTAAGCGAGGTAGCCGAATCCAGCATTCGCGGCTAATTCGATGCTGCCGTAGATGGCCCAGGCACTGGCGTATACGCCAAGCGCCAAGGTGTACACCATCGGGTGGCGAGTAATGCGCACCGGTACCCAGCCCCGCTCGACGGCCAAACCGCAGCCAAACAGCAGCCCGAGATAGCCAAGCCCCAGTAATACGACGCTTATTAACTCAGCGTTCATCCAGTTTCCTTTTCTGCTCGAGCCAGAGCGTCAGAGCTATCAACACTCCCCAGATGGCAAACGGGCGGTACCAGGCAACGCTCGGGTCAGCCCAGCCATCCATGAACAGCGGGGAAAGCAGATACCCGCCAAAGACGAGAAATAGCATGATGCGGTAGACGTACATCTTACGGCTCCGGTGGGGCAGAGCGGTGGGGCTGCGGTGCCAAATGTGCCACTGACCAGTGATCGATGGCCCATCGTAACTGGACCTCGGGGGGCTCCTCGACGAGCGCTGGCGGTGGCGCCTGATCGAGCAGCTGCAGCGCTTGAAACAGCTGGCGACGAATCCCGCGGCTCTCCTCGGCCAGGGCAGGGGCGAGGTTTTGCTTGGAGAGCTTTTGGCCGCCCGCCGTGACCACCAGCGGCAGATGCAGATAGCGCGGCGTAGGCACCTGTAGCGCTGCTTGTAACTGCTGCTGCCAAGGCGTGTTATCCAGCAAGTCGACTCCCCGTACGATGTCGCTGATGCCCTGATGGGCGTCGTCCACGACCACCGCGAGCTGATAGGCCCATAATTGATCTTTGCGCTTCAACACGACATCGCCCAGGTCGGCGGGGTCGAAGTGCTGCTCGCCGAACAGTCGGTCGTTCCAACCGACGGGGCGTTGGGCGAGGTCGCTTCGCAACCGCCAGGCGACTGGCTGGCTGGCATCGCACACGCCGTCTCGGCACCAGCCGGGGTAGATGTCGAAGGCCTGCCACTGCTTGCGTGAGCAGCTGCAGGGGTACGCCAGCCCCCGATCGATGAGCTGCTCAAGCGCGTGTTGATAGGCGTCATGACGCTGGCGTTGCCACATGACGTCCTCATCCCATGTCAGGCCAAAAGCCTCCAGCTGGCGCAAAATGGTGCTGTCCGTGCCCTCGGGGCAGCGCGGCGGGTCGATGTCTTCGATACGTACCAGCCACTGGCCCCCCGCAGCGCGGGCATCCAAATAGCTGCCGAGCGCGGCCACCAGCGAGCCAAGATGCAGGGGCCCGGAGGGGGTAGGGGCGAAGCGTCCTCGGTAGTGAGCGGTGGCAGTCATGGCAATCCGTGCGTGAAAACGGTAAAGCAGTAAGTAGAGAACAAGATGACAAACAAAAACGGGCACCTCAAGGGTGCCCGCTGTCGACCATCTTAGCAGGATGGCAGGGTGCTCAACCGCCCAGCTGTTTCTCTTTTAGCTCGGCCAAGGTTTTGCAGTCGACGCACAGTGTGGCCGTGGGCCGTGCTTCCAGGCGGCGAATACCGATTTCCACGCCGCAGGCTTCGCAAAAACCGTAGTCGTCATCATCGATCTTTTCGATGGTTTCGTTGATTTTCTTCAGCAGCTTGCGCTCGCGGTCCCGGGTACGCAGTTCCAGGCTAAAGCCCTCTTCCTGCGTGGCGCGGTCAGCGGGGTCGGCATAGTTGTTAGCATCTTCCTGCAGGTGGCGTACGGTACGATCCACCTCTTCCATGAGGTCCTGTTTCCAGTCCAGAAGCAGCTGGCGGAAGTGCGCGAGCTGCTTCTCGTTCATATACTCTTCACCCGGTGCCGGCTCATACGGTGTGAAGGACTTGGACGCTTCCGGTTTCTTTTCCGCTACTGGCATGGGAGTGCCCCTTACGTATGTGACTGCTGATCGACCATGAGCGTGTGCCACGATCTCACGCCAAAGGGATGCTTGTTTAGCTGAAAATTGCGCGCGATGCAAGCATAATAGTGCGCTTTCGACCATGGTCCCACATCTTGTACGACCTGCGTCATGGTTTAACTACTGCTAGGTGAAGGAGCCGTTATGGCCTGGAATTCGCGTGTCGATCACGTTGCGCCTT includes:
- the gluQRS gene encoding tRNA glutamyl-Q(34) synthetase GluQRS yields the protein MTATAHYRGRFAPTPSGPLHLGSLVAALGSYLDARAAGGQWLVRIEDIDPPRCPEGTDSTILRQLEAFGLTWDEDVMWQRQRHDAYQHALEQLIDRGLAYPCSCSRKQWQAFDIYPGWCRDGVCDASQPVAWRLRSDLAQRPVGWNDRLFGEQHFDPADLGDVVLKRKDQLWAYQLAVVVDDAHQGISDIVRGVDLLDNTPWQQQLQAALQVPTPRYLHLPLVVTAGGQKLSKQNLAPALAEESRGIRRQLFQALQLLDQAPPPALVEEPPEVQLRWAIDHWSVAHLAPQPHRSAPPEP
- the dksA gene encoding RNA polymerase-binding protein DksA, giving the protein MPVAEKKPEASKSFTPYEPAPGEEYMNEKQLAHFRQLLLDWKQDLMEEVDRTVRHLQEDANNYADPADRATQEEGFSLELRTRDRERKLLKKINETIEKIDDDDYGFCEACGVEIGIRRLEARPTATLCVDCKTLAELKEKQLGG